In one window of Haloimpatiens sp. FM7315 DNA:
- a CDS encoding EscU/YscU/HrcU family type III secretion system export apparatus switch protein, with protein MDNRKKAAALKYENGYEAPMVTAAGMGEIADRIIDKAMENKVPIVYNKELSDLLLNVDVGDSIPLELYDAVAKVIAYVMDVDSSVK; from the coding sequence ATGGATAATAGGAAGAAAGCAGCAGCATTAAAATATGAAAATGGCTACGAAGCACCTATGGTTACAGCTGCAGGTATGGGAGAAATTGCAGATAGAATAATAGATAAAGCGATGGAAAATAAAGTTCCCATAGTATACAACAAAGAACTATCAGATTTGCTTTTAAATGTTGATGTAGGGGATAGTATACCTTTGGAATTATATGATGCTGTAGCAAAGGTAATAGCTTATGTGATGGATGTGGATTCATCGGTTAAATAG
- a CDS encoding methyl-accepting chemotaxis protein — MFNFNKKNQKTNISSTIVNSTDSSSILSIPKEELVKSYSFFENYISEITSHSKELSSANEDIKSSISEMSNHFSNHQIENDKMITLLKDFNTDMEDVACKVNEVHCKVLDIDNAADHSIKNLNTLNSSLDELRTAFNSSSKIVNDLVSKIESVNIITDSISQIASQTNLLALNAAIEAARAGEAGKGFSVVADEVRKLAENSKTAVENITKILEEIKIDILNTSSAVANGQNALSLQTKTIDNAKNSFSDTKSSIDETVSEINNALNSLASSSDKKGVLINTMEQISSAFQESISLSEDTYEILEKQNSDFDNLNSSINGLNKESNNLKNYIK; from the coding sequence ATGTTTAACTTCAATAAAAAGAATCAAAAAACAAATATATCCAGCACTATAGTAAATTCTACAGATTCATCTTCTATTTTATCTATACCTAAGGAAGAACTTGTAAAATCTTATAGCTTTTTTGAGAATTATATATCTGAAATAACCTCTCATTCTAAAGAATTATCTTCAGCAAACGAAGATATTAAGTCCTCAATATCTGAAATGTCGAATCATTTTTCTAATCATCAAATTGAAAATGATAAAATGATAACTTTACTAAAGGATTTTAACACAGATATGGAAGATGTTGCTTGCAAAGTTAATGAAGTACACTGTAAGGTTCTAGATATAGATAATGCAGCTGACCATAGCATAAAGAATCTAAACACTTTAAATTCTTCTTTAGATGAACTTAGAACAGCCTTTAATAGTTCTTCAAAGATAGTAAATGATTTAGTTTCAAAAATAGAATCAGTAAATATTATAACAGATTCCATAAGTCAAATTGCAAGTCAAACAAATTTACTAGCGCTAAATGCAGCTATTGAAGCCGCTAGAGCTGGTGAAGCTGGAAAAGGTTTTTCTGTAGTTGCTGATGAAGTTAGGAAACTTGCAGAAAATTCAAAAACAGCTGTAGAAAACATAACTAAGATACTAGAAGAAATTAAAATAGATATATTAAATACTTCTTCCGCAGTAGCTAACGGACAAAATGCATTATCTTTACAAACCAAAACTATAGATAACGCTAAAAATTCTTTTAGTGATACTAAATCTTCTATAGATGAAACTGTTTCTGAAATAAATAATGCACTAAATTCACTAGCATCTTCTTCTGACAAAAAAGGTGTACTTATAAATACAATGGAACAAATATCCTCTGCTTTTCAAGAAAGTATTTCTTTATCAGAAGATACTTATGAAATATTAGAAAAACAAAATAGTGATTTCGATAACTTAAATTCATCAATAAATGGTTTAAACAAAGAAAGCAATAATTTAAAAAATTATATAAAATAA
- a CDS encoding DUF2225 domain-containing protein: MNDNIFSGLEKLGFNDIINVDLYNDIKTKKEKSSDNSKKISKQGSYLYNKEIICPVCNTAFKAKAVKTSSYRVLSRDTDFFTRYAVINPYFYDIWLCNSCGYASMKVDFFKIKSYKINEIKTSITSKWKPREYPEVYDVDIAIERYKLALLNYYVIESVASKKAMACLKIAWMYRLKNDSKNELIFLGHALTGIEEAFFKEDFPIYGMDRYTTMYLIGELNHKLSNYDKALLWFSKVIVQPGVKYKIKELARDQREYIKLNYLSENKIESKENENEKSTKDHSISKKIL; encoded by the coding sequence TTGAATGATAACATATTTTCAGGTTTAGAAAAATTAGGATTTAACGATATAATAAATGTCGATCTTTATAATGATATAAAAACTAAAAAAGAAAAATCTTCAGATAACTCGAAAAAAATAAGTAAACAAGGTAGTTATTTGTATAATAAAGAAATTATTTGCCCAGTTTGTAATACAGCTTTTAAGGCAAAAGCTGTTAAAACTTCTTCTTATAGAGTTCTTTCTAGAGATACAGATTTTTTTACTAGATATGCAGTTATAAATCCTTATTTCTACGATATATGGCTTTGTAATTCCTGTGGATATGCTAGTATGAAAGTAGATTTTTTTAAAATAAAATCCTATAAAATAAATGAAATAAAAACAAGTATAACAAGTAAATGGAAGCCACGAGAATATCCAGAGGTTTACGATGTAGATATAGCCATAGAAAGGTATAAACTTGCTTTGCTAAATTACTATGTAATTGAATCTGTTGCCAGTAAAAAAGCCATGGCTTGCCTAAAGATTGCATGGATGTACAGACTGAAAAATGACTCAAAAAACGAACTTATATTTTTAGGGCACGCTCTTACTGGTATAGAGGAAGCTTTTTTTAAAGAAGATTTTCCAATTTACGGCATGGATAGGTATACTACAATGTATTTAATTGGGGAATTAAATCATAAACTTAGTAATTACGACAAGGCGCTTTTGTGGTTTAGTAAGGTTATAGTACAGCCTGGTGTTAAGTATAAAATAAAAGAACTAGCTAGAGATCAAAGAGAATATATAAAATTAAATTATTTATCTGAAAACAAAATAGAATCAAAAGAAAATGAAAATGAGAAATCCACTAAAGATCATAGCATAAGCAAAAAAATTTTATAA
- the leuS gene encoding leucine--tRNA ligase yields the protein MINYGTKIDQKWQKKWEETGLYNFDENSDKPKLYALEMFSYPSGNKLHAGHWFNYGPVDSWARMKRMQGYNVFQPMGFDAFGLPAENYAIKTGVHPKDSTEKNIETMEKQLKAMGAMFNWDHEVVTCRPEYYKWTQWVFLKLFEKGLAYRKKAPVNWCPSCNTVLANEQVVDGCCERCSTEVTKKDLTQWFLKITDYAEELLNNLDSLDWPEKTKAMQKHWIGKSTGAEVTFKVDNSSLSFDVFTTRVDTLFGVTYVVLAPENPLVNELTLKEHKDEVEEYKKAAKKQSDIERQSITREKTGVFTGSYAVNPINNKKVPIWVGDYVLSTYGTGAVMAVPSHDERDFAFATKYDLKIVKVIEGGTTLPYTEYGTLVNSDEFNGLKSEEGKEAIVEKLEKMNLGSKKTNYRLRDWLVSRQRYWGAPIPIIHCEKCGEVPVPQNQLPVELPYDVEFAPDGKSPLAKCESFINTTCPVCGGKAKREADTLDTFVCSSWYFLRYVDNLNSEKAFDSEKVNKMLPVDMYVGGPEHACMHLLYARFVTKALRDMGYLNFDEPFTSLRHQGLILGPDGQKMSKSKGNTISPDEYIEEFGSDVFRMYLMFGFAYSEGGAWSDEAIKAIAKFVEKIERTLELSRNRITSKENIKTSIDKEEKELNYARHYAVKSVTEDSLKFQFNTSIARLMEFTSSLYKYSNEKTINPQLLKDTIVDFIKILSPFAPHFCEEQWELLGMNFSIFNEKWPEFDPLALVKDEVEIAIQINGKIKSRINIASNLKDEEIKIHALEDEKVKEALVGKDVKKVIVIKGRLVNIVAK from the coding sequence ATGATTAATTATGGAACAAAAATAGACCAAAAATGGCAAAAGAAATGGGAAGAAACTGGTCTATATAATTTTGATGAAAATAGCGATAAACCAAAATTATATGCCTTAGAGATGTTCTCCTACCCTTCTGGAAATAAACTTCATGCAGGTCATTGGTTTAACTATGGACCTGTAGATTCTTGGGCTAGAATGAAAAGAATGCAAGGATATAATGTTTTTCAACCTATGGGTTTTGATGCTTTTGGACTTCCAGCTGAAAACTACGCAATAAAAACAGGAGTTCATCCAAAAGACTCTACAGAAAAAAACATTGAAACCATGGAAAAACAATTAAAAGCTATGGGAGCTATGTTCAATTGGGATCATGAAGTTGTTACTTGTAGACCTGAGTATTATAAGTGGACTCAATGGGTATTTTTAAAACTTTTTGAAAAAGGCTTAGCTTATAGAAAAAAGGCTCCTGTAAATTGGTGCCCTAGCTGTAATACAGTTTTAGCTAATGAACAAGTTGTAGACGGATGCTGCGAAAGATGTTCTACTGAGGTTACTAAAAAAGATTTAACTCAGTGGTTCTTAAAAATAACAGATTACGCAGAAGAGTTATTAAATAATCTTGACTCTTTGGATTGGCCTGAAAAGACTAAAGCTATGCAAAAACATTGGATTGGAAAATCAACTGGTGCTGAAGTTACTTTTAAAGTAGATAATAGTTCTTTATCTTTTGACGTGTTTACTACAAGAGTAGATACACTATTTGGAGTAACCTACGTAGTTTTAGCTCCCGAAAATCCACTAGTAAATGAGCTAACTTTAAAAGAGCACAAAGATGAAGTGGAAGAATATAAAAAGGCTGCAAAAAAACAATCTGATATAGAAAGACAATCTATTACAAGAGAAAAAACTGGTGTTTTCACTGGATCTTACGCAGTAAACCCTATTAACAATAAAAAAGTACCTATATGGGTTGGAGACTATGTTCTATCAACTTATGGTACTGGAGCTGTTATGGCAGTACCTTCCCATGATGAAAGGGATTTTGCTTTTGCAACAAAATATGATTTAAAAATAGTAAAAGTTATTGAAGGTGGTACTACCCTTCCATACACTGAATATGGTACTTTGGTAAATAGTGATGAATTCAATGGTCTTAAGTCAGAAGAAGGAAAAGAAGCTATAGTTGAAAAACTAGAAAAAATGAATCTAGGATCCAAAAAGACAAATTATAGACTTAGAGACTGGCTTGTTTCAAGACAAAGATATTGGGGAGCTCCAATTCCTATAATTCACTGTGAAAAATGTGGAGAGGTTCCAGTTCCTCAAAATCAGCTACCAGTAGAACTTCCTTATGATGTAGAATTTGCACCAGATGGTAAATCACCTTTAGCTAAATGTGAAAGCTTTATAAACACAACTTGCCCAGTTTGTGGTGGCAAAGCTAAAAGGGAAGCAGATACCTTAGACACTTTTGTGTGTTCTTCTTGGTATTTCTTAAGATATGTTGATAATCTTAATTCTGAAAAAGCCTTTGACAGTGAAAAAGTAAACAAGATGCTTCCTGTTGATATGTATGTAGGTGGACCTGAACACGCATGTATGCATCTTTTATATGCAAGATTTGTAACAAAAGCCCTAAGAGATATGGGTTACTTAAATTTTGATGAACCTTTTACTTCCTTAAGACACCAAGGCTTAATTCTTGGACCTGACGGACAAAAAATGAGTAAATCTAAAGGTAACACTATATCCCCTGATGAATATATCGAGGAATTTGGCTCAGATGTATTTAGAATGTATTTAATGTTTGGATTTGCATACTCTGAAGGTGGGGCTTGGAGTGATGAAGCTATAAAAGCTATTGCTAAATTTGTAGAGAAAATCGAAAGAACTCTTGAACTATCTAGAAACAGAATAACTAGCAAAGAAAACATTAAAACTTCCATAGATAAAGAAGAAAAGGAATTAAATTATGCAAGACACTATGCGGTAAAAAGTGTAACAGAGGATTCTTTAAAATTCCAGTTTAATACTTCAATTGCAAGACTAATGGAGTTTACTTCTTCTTTATATAAATACTCTAATGAAAAAACAATAAATCCTCAATTATTAAAAGATACTATTGTTGATTTTATAAAAATACTTTCACCATTTGCTCCACATTTTTGTGAAGAACAGTGGGAACTACTTGGAATGAACTTCTCAATCTTTAATGAGAAATGGCCTGAATTCGATCCTTTAGCTCTAGTCAAAGATGAAGTTGAAATTGCCATACAAATAAATGGAAAAATAAAATCAAGAATTAATATAGCCTCTAACTTAAAAGATGAAGAAATTAAAATCCATGCTCTAGAAGATGAAAAAGTTAAAGAAGCTCTTGTAGGGAAGGATGTAAAAAAAGTTATTGTGATAAAGGGAAGACTTGTAAACATTGTAGCTAAATAG
- a CDS encoding DnaJ domain-containing protein: MKNPYEVLGINENASIDEIKKAYRAMAKKYHPDQFTENPLIELAEEKMRDINEAYDYLMKNHSSSNSYSQNYNSGSYKNSSNGENSDYMNYQSIRMDIQNNNLRDAEAKLNRITTRNAEWHFLMGVLSMKKGWYDGALNHLNTAYNLDPNNPEYKETYYKIQNMNNSYRQPYRNRNSSDNDMCRLCTTLYCADCLCECCGGDLISCC; encoded by the coding sequence ATGAAAAATCCTTATGAAGTTTTAGGAATAAATGAAAATGCTTCTATAGATGAAATTAAAAAAGCCTATAGAGCAATGGCAAAGAAATACCATCCTGATCAATTTACAGAAAACCCTTTAATAGAGCTTGCAGAAGAAAAAATGAGAGATATTAACGAAGCTTATGATTATCTAATGAAAAATCACTCTAGTTCTAATTCCTATTCTCAAAATTATAATTCTGGAAGTTATAAAAATAGTTCTAATGGCGAAAACTCTGATTATATGAATTATCAATCTATAAGAATGGATATTCAAAACAATAATCTAAGGGATGCTGAAGCGAAATTAAATAGGATTACCACAAGAAATGCTGAATGGCACTTTTTAATGGGGGTTTTATCAATGAAAAAAGGCTGGTATGACGGTGCCTTAAATCATTTAAACACAGCCTATAATTTAGATCCAAATAATCCAGAATACAAAGAAACATATTATAAAATACAAAATATGAATAACTCATATAGACAGCCCTATAGAAATAGAAATTCTTCTGATAATGATATGTGCAGACTTTGTACTACTTTGTACTGTGCAGATTGTTTATGTGAGTGTTGTGGTGGAGATTTAATATCTTGTTGTTAG
- a CDS encoding DUF5685 family protein, translating into MFGYVKPCTMELKVKDYYKFKAYYCGLCRSLKSNYGNIPRFTLNYDMTFLALLIDSISNEENSFEDSFCIVHPFKKIRVLKTNSALDYASFCNLTLFSYKLLDDYEDDKNLKSKFIYTLLNPYFKKIPKELEKTKFLVESKLKELYTLENSKEDISLDEISHVFAQLTGSLLSSYFKGKDFEETLYWFGYNLGKWIYIIDAFDDLEKDMENKKFNAINKALNKNNLNYTEFKSEISSRIEFTLLNCGRECVNNLNKLPINKNYDLLENILKYGFMEKIDKVFKRSDLKDEKSL; encoded by the coding sequence ATGTTTGGATATGTTAAACCCTGCACTATGGAATTAAAGGTTAAAGACTATTACAAGTTTAAAGCATATTACTGTGGGTTATGCAGAAGTTTAAAAAGTAATTATGGAAATATTCCAAGATTTACTTTAAACTATGATATGACCTTCTTAGCTCTACTAATTGATTCTATTAGTAATGAAGAAAATTCTTTTGAAGATAGTTTTTGCATTGTTCATCCCTTTAAAAAAATCAGAGTTTTGAAGACAAATTCTGCATTAGACTACGCTTCATTTTGTAATTTAACTCTTTTTTCATATAAACTATTAGATGATTATGAAGATGATAAAAACCTAAAAAGTAAATTTATCTACACATTACTAAACCCATACTTTAAAAAAATACCAAAAGAACTTGAGAAAACCAAATTCCTAGTTGAAAGTAAATTAAAAGAACTCTATACTCTTGAAAATTCTAAAGAAGATATAAGCTTAGATGAGATATCTCATGTATTTGCCCAGCTTACAGGTTCTCTTTTGAGTTCCTATTTTAAAGGTAAAGATTTTGAAGAAACCCTATATTGGTTTGGATACAATCTTGGAAAATGGATATACATAATAGACGCCTTTGACGATTTAGAAAAAGATATGGAAAACAAAAAATTTAATGCAATAAATAAAGCATTAAATAAAAATAATCTAAATTATACTGAATTTAAATCTGAAATATCAAGTAGAATTGAATTTACTTTACTGAATTGTGGTAGAGAGTGTGTAAACAATTTAAATAAACTGCCAATAAATAAAAATTATGATTTACTAGAGAACATTTTAAAATACGGTTTCATGGAAAAAATTGATAAAGTTTTTAAAAGGAGTGACTTAAAAGATGAAAAATCCTTATGA
- a CDS encoding class IV adenylate cyclase, with protein MKELEIRIVDIDVEILRNNLINLGCLRVKEENQINHIYDFKDHKLIKSKGYARIRVVEDLLRHQTVNYMTLKKLVSQDKYKIMDEQEIKIDNSDIGRKIFEGLGLIVVESIKKYRESYKYKSTLIEIDINDKSFCPFPYIEIEGSNEKEVHEIVNLLGYSMDDTTSKTIYEILKDKGIKKEL; from the coding sequence TTGAAAGAACTAGAAATAAGAATCGTAGATATAGATGTAGAAATCTTAAGAAATAACCTTATAAACTTAGGTTGCTTAAGGGTTAAAGAAGAAAACCAAATAAATCATATTTATGATTTTAAAGACCATAAACTTATAAAAAGCAAAGGCTATGCTAGAATTAGAGTAGTTGAAGATTTATTAAGGCATCAAACAGTGAATTATATGACCTTAAAAAAATTAGTCAGCCAAGATAAATATAAAATAATGGATGAGCAAGAGATTAAAATAGATAATAGTGATATAGGAAGAAAAATTTTTGAAGGTTTAGGTTTAATAGTAGTAGAATCCATTAAAAAGTATAGGGAAAGTTATAAATATAAAAGTACATTAATTGAAATTGATATAAATGATAAAAGCTTTTGCCCTTTTCCATATATTGAAATAGAGGGTTCTAATGAAAAGGAAGTACATGAAATAGTAAATTTACTTGGATATTCTATGGATGATACAACTTCAAAAACCATTTACGAAATACTTAAAGATAAAGGAATAAAAAAGGAGTTATAA
- a CDS encoding spore coat protein gives MNQQPSFSEQELMQDILATEKQVISAYSTGITESSCQNLRNVLVENFNHTQDIQYKVFEAMRQKGWYQVKDAEDNEVQLAKNKSNQMMNSLK, from the coding sequence ATGAATCAGCAACCATCATTTTCAGAACAAGAATTAATGCAAGATATTTTGGCAACAGAAAAGCAAGTAATATCAGCTTATAGCACAGGTATAACAGAATCCTCTTGTCAAAATTTAAGAAATGTTTTAGTAGAAAATTTTAATCATACACAAGATATTCAGTACAAGGTTTTCGAAGCTATGAGACAGAAGGGTTGGTATCAAGTAAAGGATGCTGAGGACAATGAAGTCCAGTTAGCTAAAAATAAATCAAACCAAATGATGAATTCCTTAAAATAA